TGTATCAGCAAAATAAAACGGGAGTCCAGTACATTCGAGTGCAACTGACGAAGTGGCTCTGACTCATAAAAGCGGATGCTGGAACAaattttgttgttctttaaggtACCGCTGGATTCCTGTTTTATATTGAGGCTTGGCAATGTTTGAGTTTATTTTCAATTTAATCAACAAACTAATTGGTTAGCAGGCAGATGGTCGATCAATGAAAAATTCTTCATTCAGCGGAAAGCTCTTTGTGCATAAATTCTGGGCAATTTAATCTGTCTCTTCTCGCGCCCTGCCCTCCCATATATAAAATCTTGACATTTCGCTCTTGAATCCTGTTAGCTAGCCTTCTGGCTTGAAGACCGGACCAGATACAGTCGATTACATTTTCAGGCTTAACATACGCAACCACAGGGACTAGAAActtgcccttttaaaaaatgaaagcggCGATCTTTCAGATCCCGGATTCTGCGCCATGTAACCGAAATGTACAGGCAGAATTCACACCACCCCAGCGTCACCAGCACATAGACAGAGAGAATAAAATGGGTGCTCAACCGTTCAGAGGGAAGGATTTTATTCTCTTCCTGGGAACACACGTACGCTCAGCTGTTGTCCGCTAGCAAACATCTTTCTGATTTGGTCTCCTGGTTGCTTCTGATTTCTGTTCCTCCCGCCTTGTCCTTTTGTGCAGGGTTCAGCCAGGCAGATGGCTGCAGCGTAGGCAGCTGTGTTagtgcttcccccccacctcccgttAACAGCTAAGCATGGTAGATTTGACTGGGGTGTTTGTTCTGAGCGGCTGGTTTTCTGGATGTGCGGGAGCAAAGGTTACTGGAGGCTCAAGCTTTAGAGGCTCATTAAATTTAAATTAGAAGAGGTTCTCcgcccccccttcttcctcttccaattTCTGATGCAAAGAGGGAATCTATTTATTAGCTAACTGGCAAGCATCGTGTTGTGGAGATGGGAGTAAATTCGCCCCCTGCTTATGTGCGATCAGAGCAGCAGAGCGGGCGTCCGAGCAgtgacattttctctctctctctctcttggagaCCAAATTCTTTGCTTCTCCCACCGCTTAGCACCACCCACCACCCGAATACTCCTTGCTGGTTTTGCAGCGCAGTCTTTTGCCTTGATCGTGACGCCTGAATCAAGACTTCCTGCCTTGTCACCTCTTCTCAGTTGGCCTGTTGGCTATGCCCATTTAAAAGATGGGCATAgccaacccatcaacattcaacTGGGACTCACAGTGCTGATGgaagaattcatagaatcatagagctggaagagaccaccggggtcatctagtccaaccccctgcacaacacatgaaattcacaactacttcccccccacaccgccagtgacccctactccatgcccagaagatggccaagatgccctccctctcatgatctgcctaaagtaattgaatcagcattgctgatagttggccatctagcctctgcttaaaattttTTAGAGGCACTCTGTGCCAACTGGCAATAGCAAgagagtctgggggggggggcacttgcgAATGCCTGCCCTTGCTAACATTGGAAGCTAAACCTGGGGATTAAAAATGCTCTAAACTTATTTTTCCTCTCTGCTTGCCTTTCTCATTTTATTatcacagcgtggcatagtggttaagagcagtggactctgatctggagaactgggtttgattccccactcctccacatgagcagcggaggctaatctggtgaaccgggttggtttccccactcctccacataaagccagctgggtgaccttgggctagtcacagttctcctagagctctctcagccccacctaccttacagggtgtctgatgtggggagaggaagggaaggagattgtaagatggtttaaGTCTCCTAAaacaaagtagagaaaatcggcttataaaaaccagctcttcttctttatcatagaatcatagagttggaacggaccaccaggggcatctagtccagcacaatgcaagaaatttacATCTTCATTATCCCCATCTTTCTTCCATCCTGGACTCAAGGCAGCATCTCCCATCTGggccagaggcagatctactgtgaaactaatgaagcttaagcttcagggcccctaatcccagaggggccccctgaagcaactttttttaatgagtgaatttctcaacaaaatcaatggagttttttagtgatagaatcataagccaatgggttgaagtacttaatattgactttagaatatgctctaatacccatttcatgtggcctgaaaatgttcctgtaattggtcaaatttcaaaattttctcgggggctcgCAGAGCTCGaaccccccagctgtaagggttCACTGaactcgccagaatctattcacagcctacattttggcagctggatcctcaaatccttcgttggtgcacagcttaatagttctgtggttttatttcgtcactgtatgacccattttcaaggactctatCCCACCTCCCTGTTCTCCACCACTTCAgactcgaggtccttgcaagggcagccaggccctttggaccttgttggatgatgccctattgttgctggttgcgaaggggcccccatagcAGTTCatgcttcagggccccaaaaatgtaggtctgccactgatcTGGGCGTTGCCCATACCTGGATCTGCTTCATCAAGAAGGCGGCATCGCTGAACCCTCAGAGTGGTCCTGATGTTGGTCTGCCAATGTTAAATTGGCAGAGTGGCTTTACCTTTTGCTGTTCGAGGATCTGGCCAGCAATTCATgtgtattagggctgtcaatttggttcggcccgaactgaaaatcagccaaatttcccctgattcggtggtttttagttcgggaggaaccgaactcaaaactggcaaccgggggggccgaattcagcgagttcgggagttcgcgaataaattcagcaaattcggccgtcagtaagcagcataaccgtcagtaagcagcattctcctcccccgccaatcggtgggcaagctgggtcttcttctggccaatcagtcaggattgagtactggaggaatcagctgatgtgcggcccggccagggagagagagcgagagagcgaaatcctcgtgtgtgtgtgtggggtgcttgtgcacattcgctcctttctgtggctgcagggggcgtattttttggggtacagacacaaaactttcactggagtttcagaccagtgtccttaagatacccccccaagttttgtaaacattgggtcagggggtcccgagatatgggctctcccccttttccctcccccctttttccatttatgtggctgcagggggcgcttttttggggatatagcccccaaacttttagcatagcttcagtcaattattcttaagatactacccaagttttgtaaagatgggttcagtgggggcagaaatattgcctccccccttttctctttccatggctgcagggggtgcatttttgggggtgcagatcccaaactttgaacggagtttcagaccagtgttcttaagataccccccaagttttgtgaacattgggtcagggggtcccgagatatgggctttcccccttttccctcccctcctttttccatttatgtggctgcagggggcgcttttttggggatatagcccccaaacttttagcatagcttcagtcaattattcttaagatactacccaagttttgtaaagatgggttcagtgggggcagaaatatcgcctccccccttttctctttccatggctgcagggggcgcatttttgggggtgcagatcccaaactttgagcggagtttcagaccagtgttcttaagataccccccaagttttgtgaacattgggacagggggtcccgagatatgggctttcccccttttccctcccctcctttttccatttatgtggctgcagggggcgcttttttggggatatagcccccaaacttttagcatagcttcagtcaattattcttaagatactacccaagttttgtaaagatgggttcagtgggggcagaaatatcgcctccccccttttctctttccatggctgcagggggcgcatttttgggggtgcagatcccaaactttgagcggagtttcagaccagtgttcttaagataccccccaagttttgtgaacattgggacagggggtcccgagatatgggctttcccctttcccctttcccctattgggatgaatggatcagccgatcctgtgcatctccagagcaaaacgtcccgtgcctaattggaatcatcttggattacaaatcctcttcagcccctcttgatggaacagaaggcagccacagtaagacccctttgggggctttaatctataatttttctcctgtgtatgtgtgtgtgtgtggggaaagcagagtctgtgtgtgtggggggagggagcagtttctgtgggtgggggggaagccaaagggggctttcgtcggttctgcctggggtgtgtgttccccctcgagtctctcgctccctggtttgaggggggaggtttcagttgtgtgttgcaaaggtgttgtttaacaaggttgtgttgttttgcagttgttttgcaaatttctcagctgttgtcggggctgggagctttgtgcatgggcggcaagctctgctgagagatgcacattaagggtggggggacccctttcagggcccatatctcagccccccctgacccaatctttacaaaacttggggagtctttcaataaacgtcctttgaagctctgccgaaagtttgggacctctaaccccaaaaatgccccccccagagtctcggaaaggcgcaattgtgtttttaatggctttattcggccgaattttttcctgaactttgaattccccccgaattgaacggatccgaagtgggggagttcggacttcggcacgtaccaaacccacaagggccaaattcagccgaatccgaactgtaccgaattttttttttgacagccctaatgtgtACCATTAAGGGTCTCATGGCAACAGccttctcttgcccccccccataaCTATCTGTAGCCACCCTCCAGTGGCTGGCCCCTCAAGGTGGAGGCTTTTCTTTTAGGGGTTAGATCACGATGactagctgtgttagtctgtctgtagcagtagaaaagagcaacagtcccgtagcaccttaaagactaacaaaatttctggtagtgTGTGAGCTtgcgtgagtcacagctcacttcttctggtATCTTTGGTCCCCATTCCTTCTtcaggtagcaccttaaagacgttaGCACAGTTCaggtagccccttaaagacttcttcacatactgaagaagtgagctgtgactcacaaaagctcataccctgccagaaatgttgtttgtctttaaggtgctactggattcttgcgcTTTTCCTACTCTTTCAGGGACTGTTTCAGTTAATAGACCTTGTTATTTTGAGAGCCGTCCTTGCGCTAGCAGCCGCTGCAGCATCTTATGTCAATAAATTCCACATGTtaaatgcttccttttgtttcTTTGTGTTAATCTGCTACCTATCAAGCTCAATTCCTTGTTTTTAGTGGTAACGATTTCTCCTTTTCTTGTTCTCTCTGCATTGTTCACCGTTTCCGATCCAGCACGATTACATTCTTTCAACAGCCTGCTGTGTTTGTGTCCCTGTGTGCTGACAACAGACTGCATCCaacagtggggtgtgtgtgtgtgcataatcccactgatctccatcacTGTGTGGCCGTCTTTGATTGCTTGTGCAAGTTTAGGGGCCCGGCTCTGCAGCTGCAgaaagttattttatttatttccttgatcctccaatggggaccaaaggAGCTTACAACATTCGCTGCTCTTCCATGTTATCCCCACagcatcaaccctgtgaggtagattaggctgaggttgtgtgactggcccaacagagccagagtggtgtattggttcagagcagcggactctaatctggagaaccaggtttgattccccactcctctacatgagcagcagactctaatttggtgtactgggttggtttccacactcctccacaggaagccagctgggtgaccgtgggctagtcacagttctcctagagttttcccagccccacctacctcacagggtgtctgttgtggggagaggaagggaacgagattgtaagtcggtttaagtctctttaaaacagtggttcccaacctttttttgaccagggaccactaggacttttttgttcggtgcagggaccccaaggttcaaaataaaaattctgagaatttgaaaataaactttaatcataactgttagttaaacattaaacttagaataatatttgaatatatatttttataacagagaacttttaattgaaaatattaatttattatgggtttataactttatttcgcggaccttaatttagttctcgcagacccctgggggtccacggacccctggttgggaaccagtgctttaaaaggtagggaaagtcggcatataaaaaccaactcttcttcttcaaggtcacccagcgagtttctgTGGCTTTCtgtcctgccagcgtggtgtagtggttaagagtggtggtttggagtggtggactctgatctggagaaccaggtttgattccccactcctccacatgagtggaggaagctaatctggggaactggatttgtttccccactcctccacatgaagccagctgggtgaccttgggcaagtcacagctctcttagagctctctcagccccacctacctcacagggtgtctgttgtggggaggggaagggaaggtgattgtaagctggtttgattcctccttaagtggtagagaaagtcttcatataaaaaccaacgcttcttctttttctccttctccttttctctgGAAGTGGGTGGGGACACTGCTCTTACAAATAATCTCGTTTCCCTTTATGTTCCCCTCCAGCCAATGATCTTTTCTCACTatctctaccccccacccccgtgcccCAGTCTCTGCCAGTCTCTGCCAGCTATGGACTTTGAGCAAGCTGCACAGTTCTTATGCACCGTCTCTAAAATAATGTATCCCAAAGACCTGGGATCACGCAGCCGTGTCCCAGAGAGTAGCATGTTCTAGTTAATTTTCCTTTATGGCAGCTGCCAAAGGGAGTTGTCGCTCAAATGGCATATCTGATATTCAGATAAACTCTTCTGGAAGGCTCAAGTCTGATCTAGCGACCGATCCCTCAGCAAACCCATCTGGCCGAGGCTTTCTTTATCTGGAGGCTGTCTGATGAGTTTTCTCTGGCAACATCTGAGCCGTTCAGTTTTTGGGAAGCTTTGCCAAGGAACACTTGGAGGGCTTCGGGCCACTTGAGCCAAGTTGGTGCAGGGGCAGATTCTAGGGCTGCATCTGAGTAGCCGTGATTCAGactcagattcatttattaatacggcaaatgccattaaaagcaCTCatatcagttgtgtgtgtgtgtgtgttaagtgccgtcaagtcgcttccgactcatggcgaccctatgattcaatgtcctccaaaatgtcctgtctttgacagcctggctcagatcttgcaaattgagggctgtggcttcctttactgagtcaatccatctcttgttgggtcttcctcttttcctgctgccctcagcttttcctagcacgactgtcttttctagtgactcttgccttctcataatgtgaccaaaatacgatagcccaggtttagtcattttagcttctagggtcagttcaggcttgatttgatctataacccactgatttggtttttttttggcagtccacaatatccgtagcaccctcctccaacaccacatttcaaaggagtctactttcttcctgtcagctttcatatcagttacagaattaaaataggagaatatacagtaactaaaactataggatatatgattcatagacagtttatataatttaaacagacctctaattaataaaacattctccattttaagttaagctaccaagccccagctttgcctgacggatcttatatattgcggcacagaatttagctacttgcttcaccctctggtctgacccttcccataggagactcctcgGTCTCCCTTCCTTGGAGCTATCCTTTAGTAGAttcaggagaggggaaattagcttggaCTTCCTGATAGAATGAGCCCCTGAAAAAGACATGCGCAGTAGATTCAACTTCACCCGACTTGCAGGGACATCCCCAGTCTGAGCCGTGATTCTCTGTTGTATATTTATTGCAGAAGCATTCGCAGCAGCAACGGAGCATccaggcaggattttttttttgctaccctTTCCTCAGTCATTCTCTCGTGGCTTCTatttcctcccacccctccaccctctAGTTTGTTCATCATCTGGGAGAACTTTTAACACTCAAGGAGGAATTATTAACGGTATGCCTCATATTAACCCATGGGGGAGGCAATTTAACCCACTCAGAAACAAGCACCTCTGTAAGTTATTATCAGAAAACAGAAACTTGACAACAAAATCAGAAACCTGCTCCTTATTCTTCCCCCTCTTTAATTCAGAGGGTATCTTTATTCTTCACTTCAAGGacagtattaaaaataaatacgtGATACAAGGAGACGCGCCCGCCGTTCTTATCAGAGAAACAGAGAATACAGAGCAAACTGGAGGGGCAGAGGAAGGGTTTGTCTGGCCCAGGAGAATGGGGGGGATCTCCTGGAGAGAAGGGAAAGTTGGAGGGGAGACGAGAGAGAAGCGTGGAaatttggggaaggaggggagagagaggatcGTTTCCCAAACCAGCTGTATTGCGTTGGGTGCTCTATCATCCCGATCCATCCACAccgcaaccctttgaggtaggcccTTCATGGTTCCCTTTCACAGGTGGGGAACTGCGAATCAGTGGGCTGtagtggaagggagggaggcagggaaatcCCTTCACCCTTTAGAAAATTTAgcttatctgtgtgtgtgtgtgtgggggggcaataaTGGCTACACTCTGTGGACATGCAGTCAATGCTGGAAAGTATTTTGTGTCTCTGGAATTTTGGCCATCTTTGGCAACGTATCCCAGAGTGGGAGCATTTGCAGTTGATTTCCAAGCACAATAAAATCCATTTTGGAAGTTGTCGTTGTTGAGCTACAGCGCAGGCTTGAGGGACCTGAGGCTGCGTCCACACAACGAGATTCTCCACACTGCTTTCATTGCCACTATCAATCCAGAGGCATTCGCATTGGCATTGGAGAATCCACACGGGAGCTTTCTGCACACTTTCCACCgtcagctgccattttcccagcCGTGAAAcagaagggcttttaaaaaaataagtcagCAACTGCTATAGCATTATAGCACAGTAGcaattaccatttttaaaaaagctctttGAAAAGATGAGCTTTCTCATCCCGGTGGCATGCTAACAGCGTAGACTGCGTAGTTTCCAAAAAGATTGTAATACAGAAGGTTGAAGGAAAAGAGTACTGAGggcaggaaaaacctggaaagtggCTATTAATGTTGTGTGGATGCCCCCTCCAACAGAGCTTCGGTTTGGAAGCAAAAGCAGAGGAAAAAGTCCATGTGGAAACCATCTGGGAGAGATTTCTTGCCATCAGAATGTAATCTGATTGAAAACCCACTGAAAATGTGCTTTGAGGAGGCAAACCTCAAAATAGGGCAAGGAAGAGTAGACCAGCGTTGAAGAATTTTAGGAGGAGGGAACAGTTTGGAAGTCCTAGCCCTTCTGGTCCCACTTCCTTTTGAGGTTTCCATAAACTCTCAAGGGCTTCGGCCAGCTAGGCccacctcctttccccctttgAGTGacagctgctctcaacattccTTCTCTCCCAGAGCATGCTTAGGCCCTAGCAAGACCTTTTCCAGGGGAGCAGGGCTATTTCGTTGTTttaccattttgtgtgtgtgcatcccCAGGGAATCCCTTGAGTAGGTAGAGACCCTTGCCCTGTAGATGGGCAGCCTGGTTTTGTCATTCACACAAGGATCACCTGCTCAGTTGTTAGAAAcaatgatggtgtgtgtgtggggtgttccCTTTGTATCCCATTATATTCCTTTGAGCTCCCCATAGAAGCTTCCTTGCGCTTTACCGGACTATAAGTGTTCAGGGCAGGACTGTTGCATCCAATGCCTATCACCATCTGGTTTAAACCCTTAGAGGTTGCCTCGTCCCTCTTGTGTTCCCTTAGAATTAGAGgcgccaactctggcttgggaaagtcctggagatttgagggcaatgcctggggagggtggagctttGGGAGTGGAGGGAGCTCGGtggggaagtgatgtcatagagtTTACCCTGAAAGCTACCGTTTCCTCCAAACGAActggagagatcagttgtaattccaggagggcTCCAGACCcctccttgaggttggtaaccctacttgcgATCTTTAAGTTCCAACAGAAGATGCTGCCTTTTGTACCGCCTGTCCGGCCAAGTCTGAACACACAGATAGGTATATTCCCAATATCTGTGGCATTCCCTTCCTCTTGAGACTCTCCCATTGGAGGAAGTCCCCTTAGTCTGGTGGAAGACTTTAAATCTCACTGAATGGAGTGGTTAGGATACTGGCTGTTGCATTTGGGTTTGCTAGCATTAAACAAACGGGTAGAATTGTAATACATTTTCAGCATAGCGTATTCTGTTTGAATAAGCATTTTGTACAGCTGTGACATTTAGTCGGTCGGCTCAATCGATAGATAAAAAAACCCTTTTGCTCAATGAAACATCCCCAAATtcagcaaacttttttttaaattcaagcaCTGATGAAAACAGTCCCTGAACTAGAGGCTGGACAACTGGCACCCTGTTAAGGAGAGGCATTCCTGCTCACACAGAGCTGGGAACGCCTCTTCTAAGATGATTCCTGATGCAATGTTTGCGGGTATCTGTGTGGCAACGGAAGAGGTATCCAGCTAGCGCGTGCgaggaggaatgcctcttctaacaACCTCTTCTAACTGCTGGCATTGTATCCATGCACGTATCAGTGTGTGGCAACGGAAGAGGTATTCCAGCCAGCGTGTGTgaggaggaatgcctcttctaacaACCTCTGCTAACTGCTGGCATTGTGAGCTGAGGCAGAAGCAGGTACTAGCATGCAGCTCTTTGCCATTATTGTTATGAAGGCCAGCTCCATGGTTTTCCAGATAGAACTGTTAGAACTCCCCAAACTCAATTCTGCCGGTTGAGGTCCTTACCATGACCCCAGCATAAATTCTGTGCCCCCACCAGGCTTATGTACATTCAACCAGTTCTTTTACaattaaataacatttttggcAATAGTCCTAGTCTTTTGAGTTGGGTCAGATTGCAGTCATTTTCAGGGGTGCTCCCTACTTTGATCCCTCGGTgcttggtaaaggtagtcccctgtgcaacacggggtcattcctgacccatggggagatgtcacatcatgacatttactaggcagattctgtttacggggtggtttgccatcaccttccccaatcgtctacactttacccccagcaagccgggtactcgttttactgacctcggaaggatggaaggctgagtcaaccttgagccggctacctgaaaccgacttccgccgggatcgaactcaggtcgtgagcagagcttttgactgcagtactgcagcttaccactctgcgccacggggctcctttgttaAGGATACTGTAGAAATAAGAATCATCTTGTCTGTGTCCCTTAAACCCTTGAGACAGGCTTTGCTAACCCCTTTAGGATGCTGCTAGGGGCTGGCTAGACCAGAAGCAGACCATGTTGGGTTAGGGAATGATGCAACTGAATGGAGTGAAGGAACCATTATGGTCAGGGACCACAGTTCTCCAACTTTTGTTTCAGGGAGACGAGGGCATGCAAGTGACAATATGGTGGCCCTTAGGACTCCCTAATAATTCCATTGGTTCAATCcacttttctctttgttttttttctcccAAAACAGATCAAAGATTCTAAGGGCTCTACCATAAGGCAAGGTGACACATCTGGTGGTGGATTATAGACGTCATGAAATGTGACTGCGAGATCTGACCCAAGAGGCTCAACTCAGCAAGATGTTCTCCTGTGGAAACCCCATTCAGGCTTGAACATGAGAAAATCATGGTTTGTTTTAGCCCCACGTTAGTTTTTTTGGGTGTGGGGGAGAAAAGCACCAAAGAGATTTTTCCACAGAGCACCAAAATACCTTGGTCTGGCTCCAAGTGCaaccccccaccctcccaaaTAGAATGAGGGCAAATTGATCCAAGGATAGTATGTTTGTTCTCTTTCTCTTGAACTCTTCCTGAACCGATTGTCTTCAGCAAAGACAAGGCGCTTCTTAGTTTGTCTGGCATCAAAGAGGCGTCACTTGTCCATCTCCTTACGGGCTGCCTCCGTTTTGTTTCTTGACCCAAACCCCACATCGAGATGGACTTTGGGCTACTTCAGAGACCAAAGAGGTATGTTGTCACCCAGAGGGGTAATAAGGAACATTGCTGTGGTAGTTGTAGTCTGGACACACTTTCTGGACAAGCCTGTAGTCTATGCTGTAGAAGGTTATGTAGATACAGATGACCTTAAATGGCTTGGAGCAAACCCAAGAGACTTGGCTTTGTGTATGATTGAGGAAACAGGTTTTGGAAGGGTCATAGGTGCAGAGGGTGGTCTTCTTTGCCTTGTCCACTTTCTCGTATTCCACCCGGCAGTTGAAGATCTTGGATTCTTTTGCCTCGATGAAGATTTGCTGCTCAAGGTCAAACTCCACCGCTTTGTTGGGTGGTACTAGGCTGACTGAGATATTCCCGTGTCCGGTGGAGTTGTGTCTGAAGAACACGTTGACTGTGCCATTTCTGTGGTCGACCACTTTCCCTGTAATCAAGAGGTTCAACTTGACTGTCTTGATGTTAGAGTAGAAGTCACCCCAGCCAAATATCTTCTTAAGTCGACCTGGGTTGCCGACGAGGTCCCTTCGGCCTCGGGGTTGCCCGACTTGATCCTGTTTGGACAAGCTATCTAAGATGTTCCAGAACTCTTGTGAGTTGGTGGAGGCCAACTCCAGCAGAGACGTGTTGTGAAAGTGAGCTTGGGGTGAGGACTTCAAGGAGAGTTGGCCTTTTTTCTTTTGTAGCCGGGACCGTTGTTGCTCTTTGGATGGTTTtccgctctcctcctcctcctcttctgtcgCTTCGTCTTGTCCACAGATCACCTACATAAAACAAGAAGAGGTCATGACCATGTTGTTCAAATGTCTCATTTCACCTTtaatctggactctaatctggagaaccgggtttgattcctcactcttagaagaagagttggttgttatatgccaactttctctaccacttaaggaagaatcaaaatggcttacaatcgccttcccttcccctcccc
This genomic window from Euleptes europaea isolate rEulEur1 chromosome 18, rEulEur1.hap1, whole genome shotgun sequence contains:
- the NXPH3 gene encoding neurexophilin-3; translated protein: MQLTRCCFIFLIQGSIYLLVICGQDEATEEEEEESGKPSKEQQRSRLQKKKGQLSLKSSPQAHFHNTSLLELASTNSQEFWNILDSLSKQDQVGQPRGRRDLVGNPGRLKKIFGWGDFYSNIKTVKLNLLITGKVVDHRNGTVNVFFRHNSTGHGNISVSLVPPNKAVEFDLEQQIFIEAKESKIFNCRVEYEKVDKAKKTTLCTYDPSKTCFLNHTQSQVSWVCSKPFKVICIYITFYSIDYRLVQKVCPDYNYHSNVPYYPSG